The following are encoded together in the Malaya genurostris strain Urasoe2022 chromosome 3, Malgen_1.1, whole genome shotgun sequence genome:
- the LOC131438948 gene encoding acetyl-CoA carboxylase isoform X2, with product MDKCETAGDSRDTEPPVSSKNILTNGNVAETEVAIDAVAQQIKRVSFSNANHIFEDPGSCSNKLDSSANSSDPCLDSVNDNTISENGMESGAGGSGGDRPSFIVGEDGQDEMEAKDEFPQTMENGMHHHVGYEVNLNEKRRRLRPSMSHGTGLGLERGHERDFVLSTTEEFVKKFNGTRVITKVLIANNGIAAVKCMRSIRRWSYEMFKNERAVRFVVMVTPEDLKANAEYIKMADHYVPVPGGSNNNNYANVELIVDIALRTQVQAVWAGWGHASENPKLPELLHKKGLVFLGPPDRAMWALGDKVASSIVAQTADIPTLPWSGSELKAQYSGKKIKISSELFARGCVTTSEQGLIAAGKIGFPVMIKASEGGGGKGIRRVDTADEFPVLFRQVQAEVPGSPIFVMKLARGARHLEVQLLADQYGNAISLFGRDCSIQRRHQKIIEEAPAIIAEPEVFEDMEKAAVRLAKMVGYVSAGTVEYLYDAEGRYYFLELNPRLQVEHPCTEMVAEVNLPACQLQIGMGIPLYRIKDIRLLYGEHPWDSTVIDFDNPNTKPRPRGHVIAARITSENPDEGFKPSSGTVQELNFRSSQNVWGYFSVAASGGLHEFADSQFGHCFSWGENRQQARENLVIALKELSIRGDFRTTVEYLITLLETNSFLENTIDTAWLDALIAERVQSDKPDIILGVICGALHIADRKITEAFTSFKTSMEKGQIQAANTLTNVIDVELIAEGIRYKVQAAKSGQNTYFLVMNGSFKEVEVHRLSDGGILLSLDGSSCTTYMKEEVDRYRIVIGNQTCVFDKENDPSLLRSPSAGKLINLLIEDGAHVNKGQPYAEIEVMKMVMTLTAGETGTVTFVRRPGAVLDAGSLLGHLELDDPSLVIKAQPYKNPWPLMTGDNVQVPEKLNRVHFTYKSILENTLSGYCLPDPYNAPRLREIIEKFMQSLRDPSLPLLELQEVIASISGRIPISVEKKIRKLMQLYERNITSVLAQFPSQQIASVIDMHAATLQKRTDRDVFFLTTQGIVQLVQRYRNGIRGRMKAAVHELLRQYYAVECQFQHGHYDKCVGAIREKHKDTMDTVVSTIFSHSQVAKKNLLVTLLIDHLWANEPGLTDELAATLSELTSLNRAEHSRVALRARQVLIAAHQPAYELRHNQMESIFLSAVDMYGHDFHPENLQRLILSETSIFDILHDFFYHSNRAVCNAALEVYVRRAYTSYDLTCLQHLELSGEVPLVHFQFLLPTAHPNRYRHLSDGTECDTIADSFMRTGCMAAFDSFEHFGQYSDEILDLLEDFASPAFVNPKVLEAVDGGDSERRMSTSINVSISDSIPRVEGSDGTVVNPTEAIHILSIALRDMGDMDDLQMEQVFGSFCAQHREELISRRVRRITFAALKKRQFPKFFTYRSRDNFEEDRIYRHLEPACAFQLELNRMRTYDLEALPTANQKMHLYLGRAKVPKGQEVTDFRFFIRSIIRHSDLITKEASFEYLQNEGERVLLESMDELEVAFSHPQAKRTDCNHIFLNFVPTVIMDPAKIEESVTKMVMRYGPRLWKLRVLQAELKMVIRQTTQSPTTSVRLCIANDSGYFLDIAMYTEVTDPETNVIKFMAYGNRQGPLHGLPISSPYMTKDYLQQKRFQAQSNGTTYVYDIPDMFRQMTERLWKEFSKARPNEDIRIPEKILLVCNELVMKGDTLEEIQRLPGENNVGMVAWRIVLATPEFPNGREIIVIANDLTYFIGSFGPQEDLLFCKASELSRQRKCPRIYISVNSGARIGLAEEVKSLFNVAWEDPDEPEKGFKYLYLTTDDYSKIANTNSVRAILIEDEGEPRYKITDIIGKTDGLGVENLRYAGMIAGETSRAYEDVVTISMVTCRTIGIGSYLVRLGQRVIQIENSHIILTGFAALNKLLGRKVYASNNQLGGIQIMHNNGVTHKTEALDLDGVYTILYWLSYIPDVRGGTLPIVSASDSIDRPIDFMPTKAPYDPRWMLAGRVNPSNPSEWETGFFDRGTWSEIMEPWAQTVVVGRAKLGGIPVGVIAVETRSVELTIPADPANLDSEAKTFQQAGQVWFPDSSYKTSQAIKDFGREELPLIILANWRGFSGGQKDMYEQVVKFGAYIVDGLREYKQPVIIYLPPNAELRGGAWAVLDPTINPRYMETYADPESRAGVLEPEGIVEVKFKDKDLIKSIQRLDPVVQELKQKSAEAAGNKEAQSELENQIKMRINSLLHVYHTVAVHFADLHDTPERMLEKGCISEIVPWRSSRTYMYWRLRRLLLEEYFIKQILDAQDSLSVGQAKSMLRRWFVEDKGATEAYLWENNEPVVDWLENQKQCDSTVSRNIYAVKKDAIISHIQTALEECPEAALDAVVGLCQALSPAQRGEVVKTLSQLEFAEKEHASLG from the exons ACCCAGTATGTCCCATGGCACCGGCCTTGGACTGGAAAGAGGACATGAACGTGACTTCGTACTGTCCACCACTGAGGAGTTTGTGAAGAAATTCAACGGAACACGTGTGATCACCAAG GTTCTGATTGCGAACAATGGTATCGCAGCGGTCAAATGTATGCGCTCGATCCGCCGTTGGTCGTACGAGATGTTCAAGAATGAACGTGCGGTGCGTTTTGTCGTCATGGTTACCCCGGAGGATCTTAAGGCCAACGCGGAGTACATCAAGATGGCGGACCACTACGTTCCGGTTCCGGGCGGGTCGAACAACAACAACTATGCCAATGTGGAACTCATCGTGGACATTGCACTGCGAACCCAGGTGCAAGCCGTGTGGGCCGGTTGGGGACACGCTTCGGAGAATCCGAAACTACCGGAGCTGTTGCACAAGAAGGGTTTGGTGTTTTTGGGACCACCCGACCGTGCCATGTGGGCTCTCGGTGACAAGGTAGCGTCATCGATTGTGGCTCAAACGGCGGATATACCAACTTTACCGTGGTCCGGTTCGGAACTGAAAGCGCAGTACAGTGGGAAAAAGATTAAGATTTCCAGTGAGCTTTTTGCTCGTGGCTGTGTGACAACCTCGGAGCAGGGCTTAATTGCGGCTGGCAAAATCGGGTTTCCCGTTATGATCAAGGCATCTGAAGGAGGTGGTGGAAAAGGTATTCGGCGAGTAGATACGGCCGATGAATTTCCGGTACTGTTTCGGCAGGTACAGGCTGAAGTGCCGGGATCGCCGATTTTCGTCATGAAACTGGCCCGTGGAGCTAGGCACTTGGAAGTGCAACTGCTGGCCGATCAGTACGGCAATGCTATCAGCTTGTTCGGACGAGACTGTTCGATTCAGCGACGGCACCAGAAAATTATTGAGGAAGCCCCAGCCATCATTGCAGAACCGGAGGTCTTTGAGGACATGGAAAAGGCAGCTGTGCGTCTGGCGAAAATGGTTGGTTATGTCAGCGCAGGTACTGTAGAGTATCTGTACGATGCGGAAGGAAGGTACTATTTCCTGGAGCTAAATCCACGTTTACAAGTGGAGCATCCTTGCACGGAAATGGTTGCCGAAGTGAACCTTCCCGCTTGTCAGTTACAAATTGGAATGGGTATTCCTCTCTACCGTATCAAGGATATCAGGTTGCTGTACGGAGAACATCCGTGGGATTCTACTGTGATTGATTTCGATAATCCAAACACGAAACCGCGTCCACGGGGACACGTGATTGCTGCTCGTATCACTTCGGAAAATCCGGATGAAGGTTTTAAACCTAGCTCGGGAACGGTGCAGGAGTTGAATTTTCGTTCTAGCCAAAATGTGTGGGGTTACTTCAGTGTGGCGGCTTCGGGAGGACTTCACGAATTTGCTGATTCTCAGTTCGGTCATTGCTTCTCCTGGGGTGAGAACCGACAACAGGCGAGAGAGAATTTGGTCATCGCCCTGAAAGAGTTATCCATCCGGGGTGACTTCCGCACAACGGTTGAATATTTGATAACACTGTTGGAAACAAATAGTTTCCTGGAGAACACAATCGACACGGCTTGGTTGGATGCTTTGATCGCAGAACGCGTTCAATCGGATAAACCGGATATAATTCTTGGTGTCATCTGTGGTGCTTTACATATTGCCGATCGAAAGATCACAGAAGCGTTCACTAGTTTTAAAACGTCGATGGAGAAGGGACAAATTCAAGCAGCCAATACCTTAACCAACGTAATCGACGTTGAGTTAATTGCTGAGGGCATTCGGTACAAAGTGCAAGCGGCTAAAAGTGGTCAAAATACCTACTTTTTAGTGATGAACGGTTCGTTTAAGGAAGTCGAAGTTCATAGATTGTCGGACGGTGGAATACTACTGTCACTGGATGGGTCAAGCTGTACGACATACATGAAGGAAGAAGTGGACCGATACAGAATTGTTATTGGAAATCAAACCTGTGTGTTCGATAAAGAAAACGATCCATCATTGTTGCGAAGCCCTTCTGCTGGTAAGTTGATCAATTTACTTATCGAAGATGGAGCACATGTTAACAAAGGCCAGCCTTACGCGGAGATTGAGGTAATGAAAATGGTTATGACTTTAACTGCTGGAGAAACCGGAACGGTGACATTCGTTCGACGCCCAGGAGCTGTGTTGGATGCCGGTTCTCTACTAGGACATCTAGAGTTGGACGATCCGTCGCTAGTGATAAAAGCGCAACCTTACAAGAATCCTTGGCCTCTGATGACTGGGGATAATGTTCAAGTTCCAGAAAAGTTAAACCGGGTACATTTCACCTACAAATCGATTCTCGAAAATACGCTTTCTGGATATTGTTTGCCTGATCCCTACAATGCTCCAAGATTACGAGAGATCATTGAAAAATTCATGCAGAGCTTACGAGACCCGTCTCTTCCGTTGCTAGAACTGCAAGAAGTAATCGCCTCGATTTCCGGCCGCATTCCTATATCGGTAGAGAAAAAGATTCGGAAACTGATGCAGCTCTATGAACGTAACATTACCAGTGTTCTTGCCCAGTTCCCCTCGCAACAGATCGCTTCCGTCATTGATATGCATGCGGCAACACTGCAAAAACGCACCGATCGTGACGTTTTCTTCCTTACTACTCAGGGAATCGTCCAACTTGTGCAACGCTATCGCAATGGAATCCGTGGTCGTATGAAGGCAGCTGTACATGAACTTCTTCGACAATATTACGCAGTGGAATGccagtttcagcatggccactaCGACAAATGTGTCGGTGCCATTCGGGAAAAGCACAAAGATACTATGGACACCGTTGTGAGTACCATTTTCTCGCACAGTCAGGTGGCAAAGAAAAATCTTCTGGTAACATTGTTAATCGATCATCTCTGGGCCAATGAACCGGGACTTACGGATGAACTGGCTGCCACGTTGAGCGAACTAACGTCTTTGAATAGGGCAGAACATTCCCGGGTTGCTTTGCGAGCTCGGCAGGTTCTGATCGCTGCTCATCAGCCTGCTTACGAATTACGCCACAACCAGATGGAATCGATTTTCCTCTCTGCAGTCGACATGTACGGACACGATTTCCATCCGGAAAATTTGCAGCGTTTGATTCTTTCCGAGACATCGATCTTCGACATTCTGCACGATTTCTTCTACCACTCGAATCGAGCCGTGTGTAATGCCGCCCTGGAAGTTTACGTTCGTCGAGCCTACACCTCGTACGATCTGACCTGTTTGCAACATCTGGAGCTGTCTGGAGAAGTACCGCTGGTGCACTTCCAATTTCTACTGCCCACAGCTCATCCCAATCGATACAG GCATTTGTCGGATGGAACCGAATGTGATACGATTGCCGATTCGTTCATGCGTACTGGCTGTATGGCTGCATTCGATTCATTTGAACACTTTGGACAgtactcggatgaaattcttgACTTACTGGAAGACTTTGCTTCGCCTGCGTTTGTAAATCCGAAGGTTTTGGAGGCGGTTGATGGCGGAGACTCGGAACGACGAATGAGTACCTCCATAAACGTTTCAATTTCGGATTCCATTCCTCGCGTCGAGGGCTCGGATGGAACTGTTG TTAATCCCACTGAAGCCATTCATATTTTGAGCATTGCCCTTCGGGACATGGGTGACATGGATGATTTACAGATGGAACAAGTGTTTGGTTCTTTCTGTGCTCAACATCGCGAAGAACTAATAAGTCGTCGCGTGAGAAGAATTACGTTTGCGGCACTGAAAAA GCGTCAGTTCCCCAAATTCTTCACCTACCGCTCCCGGGACAACTTCGAAGAGGATCGCATCTACCGTCATCTGGAGCCAGCATGCGCGTTCCAATTGGAACTGAACCGTATGCGCACCTACGACCTGGAGGCGCTACCGACGGCGAATCAAAAGATGCACCTGTATTTGGGACGCGCCAAAGTACCCAAGGGTCAAGAAGTGACCGACTTCCGTTTCTTCATACGTTCCATCATTCGTCATTCGGATCTGATCACGAAGGAAGCCTCGTTCGAGTATCTACAGAACGAAGGCGAACGTGTCctgctcgaatcgatggatgagCTGGAAGTGGCGTTCTCACACCCGCAGGCAAAACGAACGGATTGCAATCACATTTTCTTGAACTTCGTGCCCACCGTCATAATGGATCCCGCGAAAATCGAAGAGTCTGTGACGAAAATGGTTATGCGATACGGTCCACGTCTATGGAAGCTCCGCGTGCTACAAGCAGAACTGAAAATGGTCATCCGTCAGACCACTCAATCCCCAACTACCTCAGTGCGCCTTTGTATAGCAAACGATTCAGGATACTTTTTAGATATAGCAATGTACACCGAAGTGACCGATCCAGAAACGAATGTCATTAAGTTTATGGCGTACGGCAATCGACAAGGACCCTTGCACGGGTTACCGATTTCGTCTCCTTACATGACCAAAGATTACCTACAGCAGAAGCGTTTCCAGGCTCAATCCAACGGAACGACCTATGTGTACGATATTCCGGATATGTTCCGACAGATGACAGAACGTCTCTGGAAGGAATTTTCGAAAGCTAGACCAAACGAGGACATTAGAATCCCTGAGAAGATTCTGCTGGTTTGTAATGAACTGGTGATGAAAGGCGATACGTTGGAGGAAATCCAACGGCTACCGGGAGAAAATAACGTCGGAATGGTGGCATGGCGAATTGTTCTGGCTACTCCCGAGTTTCCCAATGGCCGAGAAATTATTGTGATTGCTAATGACCTGACCTATTTCATCGGTTCCTTTGGACCTCAGGAAGATCTACTGTTTTGCAAGGCTTCCGAGTTGTCCAGGCAAAGAAAATGTCCCCGGATTTACATTTCTGTCAACAGTGGAGCTCGTATCGGTTTGGCTGAAGAAGTGAAGTCGCTCTTCAATGTCGCATGGGAAGATCCCGACGAGCCGGAAAAGGGATTCAAATATCTCTACCTGACCACCGACGATTACAGCAAGATCGCAAATACGAATTCGGTGCGTGCCATTTTGATTGAAGACGAAGGTGAGCCACGATACAAAATCACAGATATAATTGGAAAAACCGACGGATTGGGAGTGGAGAATCTCCGTTATGCTGGTATGATAGCCGGCGAGACTTCCCGGGCATATGAAGATGTAGTCACTATTTCGATGGTCACCTGCCGAACGATTGGCATCGGATCGTATCTGGTGCGTTTGGGTCAACGAGTTATTCAGATTGAAAACTCTCATATCATCCTAACTGGATTCGCTGCTTTGAACAAGCTGCTTGGCAGAAAGGTTTACGCTTCTAACAATCAGCTAGGCGGTATTCAAATTATGCACAACAATGGAGTGACGCACAAAACGGAGGCACTTGATTTAGATGGCGTTTACACGATACTATATTGGCTATCCTACATTCCTGACGTACGTGGTGGTACTCTGCCGATTGTATCGGCAAGTGATTCTATTGATCGCCCGATCGATTTTATGCCTACCAAAGCACCGTACGATCCACGCTGGATGCTCGCCGGTCGCGTGAATCCATCGAACCCATCCGAATGGGAGACGGGTTTCTTCGATCGCGGTACTTGGTCGGAAATCATGGAACCATGGGCACAAACCGTAGTCGTTGGTCGAGCCAAACTCGGTGGTATTCCAGTCGGTGTGATAGCCGTGGAAACGCGATCGGTAGAACTGACAATCCCAGCAGATCCGGCTAATTTGGATTCGGAAGCGAAAACATTCCAACAGGCAGGTCAAGTATGGTTCCCAGATTCTTCGTACAAAACGTCGCAAGCTATCAAAGACTTCGGTCGTGAGGAGTTACCTTTGATCATCTTAGCTAATTGGAGAGGATTTTCCGGTGGACAGAAAG atatgTACGAACAGGTTGTGAAATTCGGAGCATACATCGTCGATGGACTGAGGGAATACAAACAGCCTGTTATCATATACCTACCGCCGAATGCCGAACTTCGTGGTGGAGCTTGGGCTGTATTGGATCCCACAATTAATCcacgatacatggaaacgtacgCTGATCCAGAATCTCGCGCTGGTGTCTTGGAACCAGAGGGTATCGTTGAGGTAAAGTTCAAGGATAAAGATCTCATCAAAAGTATTCAGCGGTTGGATCCGGTTGTACAAGAA TTGAAACAGAAGTCCGCTGAAGCTGCAGGAAATAAGGAAGCGCAAAGCGAacttgaaaatcaaatcaaaatgcgAATCAATTCTTTGCTTCACGTGTACCATACCGTAGCGGTACATTTTGCCGATCTACACGATACTCCCGAGCGTATGCTCGAGAAGGGCTGCATTAGTGAAATCGTGCCCTGGCGCAGCTCACGCACCTACATGTATTGGCGACTCAGGCGGCTGCTGCTGGAGGAGTATTTCATCAAGCAAATTTTGGATGCCCAGGATAGCTTATCGGTCGGTCAGGCAAAATCGATGCTGCGTCGGTGGTTTGTGGAAGATAAAGGGGCCACGGAG GCTTACTTGTGGGAAAATAACGAGCCAGTCGTGGATTGGTTGGAGAACCAGAAACAGTGTGATTCAACCGTCTCTAGGAACATCTACGCCGtgaagaaggatgcaataaTTTCTCACATCCAAACAGCACTTGAG GAATGCCCTGAAGCAGCGCTGGATGCCGTTGTTGGCCTGTGTCAGGCCCTCTCACCTGCCCAGCGTGGTGAAGTGGTAAAAACGCTTTCGCAACTAGAGTTCGCTGAAAAAGAGCACGCCAGCTTGGGATGA